From the Entelurus aequoreus isolate RoL-2023_Sb linkage group LG13, RoL_Eaeq_v1.1, whole genome shotgun sequence genome, the window atacaataaactaagccaaaaaaactcataacagacatacctttttttggaaaaaaacaaaaacagggcgtcacacacagtccacggcaaacggaatctctctccactaaagaataaagaaaaaaatacacactcatataaatgctagagcggcacacaagatgtccacacagacacacagcagagcccctgaccccTGCACACactcatgagacaggagaccccacaacaactgcagctagcagtaagctaaccaagctaatccacacatcctttagcatacaaaagttcgtttttttttcaacaattcaacagccattcgggaattcaacacacatgcacaccaacaagtcacaaaacagtgtgcattcccacaaaacacttttaaaaacgacaaccaaaaagtttataaaaaaaacaaaaggagagagacataaacatgacttaccagctccgagcgtcagtgctcactgaagctggtcacaaaggtgcgacgccaaatcaccccccagggaaacaaaaaggtatgtaacggaaaataatagagtggaacctatttacaatgagaaacacttttggggaagttcacaacaaaaaatgatgtgaataattgaacaaaattaaaataaaataaaataaaatttagctcggctacatacTCCCCTCTGAACTTCACCAAAATACTTCAAGACTTAGCAGAGTACTCCAATACATTCACGTTATGCAACTTATTAGTTACTCACATTACTGAGAAAATGACCAAGGAGGGCTGCGCAACCCTCCTGGGTACACTTGCAAAAAGAGGTGCCTTTTACACCACCTTACACATTACTCTACaaaggtaataaaaaaatatacctttGACAAGACAAGGAGTACCTAATATTTATCACTGCTACTGTAATACATGTTCAACCCAAACATCGGATTAAACAACTATCTTATGGTACTTGATGGTTTACAGAGGTTTGTAACTCAAACAGATATTTTCTTCTGGGTCATGTTCTGAATTAGCCTATCTACAGGTTTCACCAGCCTACCCACCCTCGTTCTTATACGGGAGACAACACTGATTGCTGTGCTTGGGGGGTCGTCGCTATGGCCTGTCCTATCAACCACATTTGACACACTCCTTGGCCTCTGGCTGGCACTTTCATCCAGATCAGGGTCTTCAAGCTCCTCATCAGCATCCAGACATTCTGATGGCGAATTGGCAGAAGCACTGTCCAGAATCCAACTGGCTGTTCTGTCTTCTGTGACATCTCTCGTCACCACATCCGAAACCCGACTTTGTGTCTCATCATGACTTGACTCAGATGATTCAGTGAATGATGATTCAACATACTCTTCATTCTCCAAATTAAGTGGAAGAAAGTTGACACACAGGAGGCGGTTGCGATGGACAACCCTTTCATGACCACTGCAAGTGTTCCTTATCCGGTAGGTATGACACCTTGGGTCTCTTGAGACAACCACATACGGTACAGCCTCCCATTTGTCCGACAACTTCTTGCGTGCCCtttcacatttgtttgacaagagTACTTGGTCTCCCTCAGCGATGTCATGACCTTTGGTCCTTTGGTTGTACAGTTCAGTTTGATGACGCTGACTGGTGACAGCATTGGCCTGGGCAGATGATAATGCTTCTTTTAGCTCCTCCCTCAGTTTGAGGACATATTTATCATAGTCAGCAATGTCACAGTCCCTCTCCACATTGTGGAACATTACGTCAACTGGGAGTCTGGGAATTCTCCCGTACATTAGATAAAACGGGGCATAGCCCGTCGACTCATGGGCGGTGCAGTTGTAGGCGAAAGTCAATGTCTGCAACATTTGGGGCAATTTTTGTTTGGCTCTTGGAGGGAGAGCTCTGATTATGCTTCCCAATGTCCGGTTAAAGCGTTCGACCACACCGTTTCCCATGGGATGATAAGCTGTTGTCCTCGACTTCTTTACCCCAGAGATCAGCAGCAACTCTCGGATCAGCTGGCTCTCAAAGTTGGCTCCTTGGTCGGAGTGAATTCTCTCTGGAAAGCCGTAGACACAGAAGTATCGATCCCAGAGTTGACGAGCAACCTGCTTTGCTGACTGATCATGACATGGGAAGGCGTGAGCCATTTTTGTGAAATGGTCAGTGACGACCAGGACATCCACAGTATTTCCATTTGGGATTTCAGCTGACCAAAAGTCAATGCAGACCATCTCGAGAGGGCTTGTTGTTTTGATGCTCTCGAGAGGCGCTCTCCCTTCGGGTTCGGGTGTCTTGCTCACCACACAGCGCTTGCACGACTTGACATATTCACGGACGTCTCGTTCCATGTCAATCCAAAAGAACCTCTGCCTCGCCAGGTATAGAGTCCTATGCTGTCCCTGATGCCCAGCCTCGTCATGGACACCCTGCAGAGCCTGCTTGGCCAGTGATGCAGCCACAACATACTGGTACCGCCTTCTCCCAGTTAGTGAATCTTTGCTCACTCTATATAGGATGCCATCCAACATCTTGAGCTTCTCCCACTGCTTTAGAGTCTTCTGGACTTTGAGAGGCTCTTTAACTCTTTCTCTCCTCGATGGCCTCCTGCCACGTGCCACAtagtgaatgactcttgccagtaTAGTGTCTTCCTGTTGCTTGTCTTGAAGCTCTTTAAGGGAGAAGACGGGTAAGGCACTTTCTCCTGGTGGAACAATCTTATGTACATCATTTACCAGCCAAGAGATCACTCTCCCTTTGGGTCCCTCACCCCACTCAATCTGACCATCCAGGACTGCCGTCACTTCTTCACTGCTCATTGAACTGCATGCCATTTCAGATCCGCCCAGTTTTACCTCTTGGCTGTTGGTACTCAGCCGAAACACATCCTGTATCCTGTCATCCCGAATATGTTGCGCTTCCTCGAGCAGAGCCTCATATGGTTCTGCTATAAGTCTCTTGCTGACCCGTGGCTTGATGAAGGGTTGCCTGCTCAAGGCATCTGCAACGATGTTCTTACTGCCTGGGATATATTGGATACTGAAGTCGTATGGAGCCAACTTCGACACCCACCGCTGTTCACAAGCGTCCAACTTTGGCTTTGTGAGGATGTAGGTTAACGGGTTATTATCAGTCCAAACAGTGAAGGAGTGTCCCTTCAGCCAATGGCTGAATTTGTCGCACACTGACCACTTGAGAGCGAGGAACTCCAAACGATGGGCTGGATACTTGGTTTGTGAGCGACTCAGGGCTTTGCTTGCGAAGGCTATGGGACGTGCTTTGCTCCCTCCTTCAGGGACTTGAGAGAGGACAGCGCCCAATCCATCCAATGAAGCGTCGGTTGAGAGGATGAAAGGGCGA encodes:
- the LOC133663743 gene encoding uncharacterized protein LOC133663743, translated to MLQTLTFAYNCTAHESTGYAPFYLMYGRIPRLPVDVMFHNVERDCDIADYDKYVLKLREELKEALSSAQANAVTSQRHQTELYNQRTKGHDIAEGDQVLLSNKCERARKKLSDKWEAVPYVVVSRDPRCHTYRIRNTCSGHERVVHRNRLLCVNFLPLNLENEEYVESSFTESSESSHDETQSRVSDVVTRDVTEDRTASWILDSASANSPSECLDADEELEDPDLDESASQRPRSVSNVVDRTGHSDDPPSTAISVVSRIRTRVGRLVKPVDRLIQNMTQKKISV